Proteins from a genomic interval of Corynebacterium freiburgense:
- a CDS encoding HypC/HybG/HupF family hydrogenase formation chaperone, which translates to MCLGVPAQVVEIQDDSRAKVSISGVSRMISTELLIGEDLALGDWVLVHVGFALSKIDETEAQITLQQIKQLGGDTFEDELESFTSSDIG; encoded by the coding sequence ATGTGCTTAGGCGTACCCGCACAAGTGGTTGAAATTCAGGATGATTCACGGGCAAAAGTCAGTATTAGCGGCGTTTCCAGAATGATTTCTACCGAACTTTTGATCGGCGAAGACCTTGCTCTAGGCGATTGGGTGCTTGTGCACGTCGGCTTCGCTTTAAGCAAAATCGACGAGACCGAAGCGCAAATTACTCTCCAGCAAATTAAACAACTCGGCGGAGATACCTTCGAAGACGAGCTGGAATCGTTTACATCATCTGATATTGGTTAG
- the hypE gene encoding hydrogenase expression/formation protein HypE: MDPKNRLNEDERRVNLNISRVRSRKARLNESHVTLAHGAGGKASAALIEAVFYSAYDNPVLNQQGDSAVIPLAELVQAHGSSLAFSTDSYVVSPIIFPGGNIGELAINGTVNDLAVAGAQPKLISVGFILEEGLAITELREIVQSMREAAEKAGVHIVAGDTKVVPKGAGDKVYINTSGIGVIPPGRFSTPIQPGDRIIVSGPIADHGMAVMLARGDLAISAPIESDTQSVHGMTEALFANCNPRWMRDATRGGLATVMNELAKVTGFGVALEDVQIPVRDMTRAACDMLGIDPLYVANEGTFVAVVPEADVENALSVLPEGKVIGTVVEEPAAAVVLKTGFGGTRMVDMLVGDPLPRIC, from the coding sequence ATGGACCCGAAAAACCGGCTTAATGAGGATGAACGTCGCGTCAACCTCAATATTTCGCGCGTACGTTCACGTAAGGCTCGGCTCAATGAAAGTCACGTGACGCTTGCACATGGTGCAGGGGGCAAGGCTTCAGCCGCTCTTATTGAGGCTGTGTTTTATAGCGCCTACGATAATCCGGTCTTAAACCAACAGGGCGATTCCGCAGTAATTCCCCTTGCGGAACTTGTACAAGCTCACGGTAGTTCGCTTGCATTTTCTACAGACTCCTATGTTGTGAGCCCTATTATCTTCCCAGGCGGCAACATTGGTGAATTGGCAATTAATGGCACGGTCAATGACCTTGCTGTAGCTGGTGCCCAACCAAAACTCATTTCCGTCGGTTTTATCCTTGAAGAGGGGCTCGCCATTACGGAATTGCGGGAAATTGTGCAATCAATGCGTGAGGCTGCCGAAAAGGCTGGTGTGCACATCGTTGCTGGGGATACCAAAGTTGTTCCAAAAGGTGCAGGTGACAAGGTGTATATCAATACCTCAGGCATAGGGGTTATCCCGCCTGGGCGCTTTTCGACGCCTATCCAGCCCGGCGACCGCATTATCGTTTCCGGCCCTATTGCGGATCACGGTATGGCCGTTATGCTTGCTCGCGGAGACTTGGCAATTAGCGCTCCAATTGAATCCGACACCCAATCAGTACACGGAATGACTGAAGCTCTATTTGCGAATTGCAACCCACGTTGGATGCGTGATGCCACCCGTGGCGGGCTAGCAACAGTAATGAATGAACTTGCGAAAGTCACTGGGTTCGGCGTGGCACTTGAAGATGTACAAATTCCGGTGCGGGATATGACACGGGCTGCCTGTGACATGCTTGGAATTGACCCACTCTATGTGGCAAATGAAGGAACCTTTGTGGCGGTAGTGCCGGAGGCGGACGTCGAAAACGCTCTAAGTGTTTTGCCGGAAGGAAAAGTAATAGGAACTGTGGTCGAAGAACCTGCTGCGGCGGTTGTTTTGAAAACAGGATTTGGTGGCACCCGCATGGTGGACATGTTGGTGGGTGACCCATTGCCACGGATTTGTTAG
- a CDS encoding gallidermin/nisin family lantibiotic, which produces MADYEFDFAEGDATDGIDTQWKSKSLCTPGCITGILQTCAIQSFTCEVHVSR; this is translated from the coding sequence ATGGCTGATTATGAATTTGATTTCGCAGAAGGTGACGCAACAGACGGAATTGATACGCAGTGGAAGTCAAAGTCTCTTTGCACTCCAGGCTGCATTACAGGAATTCTGCAGACCTGCGCAATTCAATCTTTCACCTGTGAGGTGCATGTTTCGCGCTAA
- a CDS encoding lantibiotic dehydratase has product MKSQLVSKATGIRSASVRWEEYLEFLHAEGNYEKLRLAYSNPTIRTTLKAFHPIIDRNIQAIFQGELLISSKKGRKTLRHVITLMARSATRATPSRLLGRVGNIHEASKLSEGIGRNIHIVLHNEMEIGCVEPIVPHREEFDTPIEVRWNPCVIDVGARYYVTAPRHSEDPFGSVGKNKLLNRIADLTKQAMPWGQLVQTLMVEFQAPSPEPVEKALTSLLHKEFLLSSSSLGYAARCKKQLVSTKTSTSCINELTSQWVIENQTSDFEVRRDATVHIDEYALTNLERCYSLLIEYGLVDTADQGVAQKFAELIHERYGFSRICLTDLIHPAFGFSYQGVIDAFTATRDTSPDEKKVELCGWAAAHKQQWIDLNQKEIRDLLRIHNATTKGRYSTELTSFAVPVVPQLSGTPDNKPLLIACDGTVALPGPTLTTRYRLLSDAPPSAAQAVPGAVNAGIDWMGPKANVNAIRESSHSLDYNVNVNGFSTNNKELLCKDLYLWSDGDRIYCETQDGTRLRFEPSCMASIQLYPDWVRLLYLATTVDWPIMAWSWKALEQYHDVLPGVRYDNVILERPKYRFRGNEIAADFNQWCDGLSISEWVRLGSHDRKVLVNRRLIQDSAALIYLLRSGGNWVEDASVEQGSPLSVDHEGKRIHSELVVTFQCPQNAQEQTYASRPKFADVFNFGCEQIIPATSTWVNIELVPRGNAVAPLIPLLQKLPKPYYFVRYRTQSGKPCLRLRMTRDDLMQIETRASIETLVWDGWVAEVKEQQHRLEIERYGGEKAFAAFTELFIVESAFVSSIANQQLLEPLSLEERSFFLFQWLKLSPIDIKKAVVQRGFRKGSSVKRQLRIPDSYSESLAKNGAEIDEFFAEVQRQMEIISQHVGESLEPWAVAAHLFCNRLGISSDEEKLVWKAIGQKTSTLERV; this is encoded by the coding sequence GTGAAAAGTCAACTTGTTTCCAAAGCTACCGGAATTCGGTCAGCCTCGGTACGTTGGGAAGAATATTTAGAATTCCTACATGCTGAGGGAAACTACGAAAAATTACGGTTGGCATACAGCAACCCGACAATTCGAACTACGTTAAAAGCATTTCATCCAATTATTGATCGGAATATCCAGGCGATTTTCCAAGGAGAGTTGCTCATTAGCTCGAAAAAGGGGCGCAAAACGTTACGCCACGTGATTACATTAATGGCGCGATCCGCAACCCGGGCAACACCTTCACGGTTATTAGGGCGCGTGGGAAATATACATGAGGCATCAAAGCTCTCGGAGGGAATCGGGCGGAATATTCATATTGTTCTGCACAATGAAATGGAAATTGGTTGCGTGGAACCAATCGTTCCTCATCGGGAAGAATTTGATACGCCCATTGAGGTCCGGTGGAACCCGTGTGTTATTGATGTGGGGGCTCGGTACTATGTGACGGCTCCAAGACACAGCGAGGACCCATTTGGATCAGTTGGGAAAAATAAACTTTTAAATCGAATTGCAGATTTAACCAAGCAAGCGATGCCATGGGGGCAATTAGTCCAAACATTGATGGTGGAGTTTCAAGCTCCTAGCCCGGAACCCGTGGAAAAAGCACTAACTAGTTTGTTGCACAAGGAGTTTCTGCTCTCTTCATCCAGCTTGGGATATGCGGCACGCTGCAAGAAGCAGTTGGTTTCCACAAAAACTAGTACCAGTTGTATCAACGAACTAACCTCTCAATGGGTTATTGAGAATCAAACGTCTGATTTTGAGGTACGACGTGATGCCACTGTGCATATTGACGAATATGCATTGACCAACTTAGAGCGGTGTTACTCATTATTGATCGAGTATGGGCTGGTGGATACTGCAGATCAAGGTGTCGCACAAAAGTTCGCCGAGCTTATCCATGAACGTTATGGGTTTAGCCGGATTTGTCTTACAGACCTTATACATCCGGCGTTTGGATTTTCCTACCAAGGTGTGATCGATGCATTCACCGCAACAAGGGATACCTCACCTGACGAAAAGAAGGTTGAACTTTGCGGCTGGGCGGCGGCACACAAACAACAATGGATTGACCTGAACCAAAAAGAGATTCGGGATCTTTTACGAATCCACAACGCTACAACTAAAGGGCGATATTCCACGGAGTTGACGTCGTTTGCGGTGCCAGTAGTACCGCAACTTTCAGGTACGCCCGACAATAAACCACTATTAATTGCCTGCGATGGCACTGTTGCTCTTCCTGGACCAACGTTAACCACGCGATATCGGTTGCTTTCCGACGCCCCGCCCTCAGCGGCTCAAGCTGTGCCCGGTGCCGTAAATGCGGGGATTGATTGGATGGGGCCAAAGGCCAATGTGAATGCGATCCGAGAGTCGTCTCACTCTCTTGATTACAACGTAAATGTCAATGGGTTTTCTACAAACAATAAGGAACTTCTTTGTAAAGACCTGTACCTCTGGTCTGATGGCGATCGGATTTATTGTGAAACGCAGGACGGGACAAGGCTTCGATTTGAGCCTTCGTGCATGGCTTCCATCCAGTTATATCCAGATTGGGTCCGATTACTTTACCTGGCTACAACCGTGGATTGGCCAATAATGGCATGGAGCTGGAAAGCATTGGAACAATATCACGATGTACTACCTGGTGTTCGCTATGACAATGTTATTTTGGAACGTCCAAAATACCGTTTTCGCGGTAACGAAATTGCCGCTGACTTTAATCAGTGGTGCGATGGTCTTTCGATCTCAGAGTGGGTTCGGCTTGGAAGTCATGACCGAAAAGTACTCGTAAACCGAAGGCTAATTCAAGATAGCGCAGCATTGATATACTTGCTTCGATCTGGTGGAAATTGGGTAGAAGATGCGTCTGTAGAACAAGGCTCGCCATTGAGCGTAGATCATGAGGGGAAGCGGATTCATAGTGAGCTAGTTGTGACATTCCAGTGCCCGCAGAACGCGCAAGAACAAACGTATGCTTCCCGACCAAAGTTTGCTGACGTGTTCAACTTTGGGTGCGAGCAGATTATCCCGGCAACGAGTACCTGGGTAAATATTGAATTAGTGCCGCGCGGAAATGCGGTCGCACCGCTAATTCCACTCTTGCAAAAACTGCCCAAACCGTATTACTTCGTACGCTATCGCACACAGAGTGGAAAGCCTTGTCTGCGTTTGCGAATGACTCGTGATGATCTCATGCAGATTGAGACCCGAGCTTCTATAGAAACACTTGTGTGGGACGGGTGGGTTGCTGAAGTCAAAGAGCAGCAACACCGACTTGAAATTGAACGTTACGGAGGTGAAAAAGCATTTGCTGCGTTCACGGAATTGTTTATCGTTGAATCCGCGTTTGTAAGCTCAATTGCGAATCAACAACTTCTTGAACCTCTTAGCCTTGAAGAACGCTCGTTTTTTCTTTTTCAATGGCTCAAATTAAGTCCAATAGATATCAAGAAAGCCGTTGTGCAACGCGGTTTTCGTAAGGGAAGTAGTGTCAAAAGGCAACTGCGAATACCAGACTCATACTCGGAATCTCTAGCGAAGAATGGCGCGGAAATCGACGAATTCTTTGCCGAAGTTCAGCGGCAAATGGAGATAATTTCGCAGCATGTGGGGGAAAGCCTTGAACCTTGGGCAGTAGCTGCGCATTTGTTCTGTAACCGGCTGGGTATTTCCAGTGATGAGGAAAAACTTGTGTGGAAAGCAATCGGGCAAAAAACCAGCACATTGGAAAGAGTGTAA
- a CDS encoding lanthionine synthetase LanC family protein: protein MITLNTSDLLFVKLENDSFGQTKSADPLDINSGYLGAAYLAASMAQIDDSQDWRQVTMKQLNHIFKQLGASKYSHGGMLGGLAGLALLLQTSKQDPAEYVGALHKIETRLLHHVRCSLEKLQTSIGMPRFDYDYAIGLTGILYYFELFPPAEREQQELITGALQYLVGVAKSSFDEFFWTPSIAVPHEVVQQEPKAAFGILDFGQAHGISGVLGLFLAHVQRTKDHSVQEAIPGLLAALVRGYDTSIVPGIPYYLCGHPESESWLNDEPVGFGSGPTARNGWCYGLPILEIYMANYGLAIPKRLELSFTSPEYVDPRTGGFDGPGLCHGIAGRMALNYLMRKPIPDIWWERAEQQLQALNDVENSGLDFGFWDGIGGLQIVVQAISQSKPLPKQLQILGLPYEHIAL from the coding sequence ATGATAACGCTTAACACCTCAGATTTACTCTTTGTCAAGCTTGAAAACGATAGTTTCGGACAAACAAAATCGGCAGATCCCCTGGATATCAATTCAGGATATTTGGGCGCGGCATATCTTGCAGCATCAATGGCACAGATCGACGATTCTCAAGATTGGCGGCAGGTCACAATGAAGCAGCTAAACCATATCTTTAAACAGCTCGGCGCAAGCAAATATTCACATGGTGGAATGCTCGGTGGGCTTGCTGGATTGGCACTATTGCTCCAAACCTCCAAACAGGATCCTGCCGAATATGTGGGTGCATTGCATAAAATCGAAACACGGCTACTGCATCACGTCCGTTGTAGTTTGGAAAAACTACAAACCAGTATTGGTATGCCTAGGTTCGATTATGATTATGCGATTGGGCTGACTGGAATTCTTTACTATTTTGAGCTTTTCCCACCCGCCGAAAGAGAACAACAGGAACTTATTACCGGTGCACTGCAATATTTGGTTGGCGTAGCTAAATCGAGTTTTGATGAGTTCTTTTGGACGCCGTCAATTGCTGTTCCCCACGAGGTAGTGCAACAGGAACCAAAAGCCGCTTTTGGAATTCTTGATTTTGGACAGGCCCATGGAATCAGTGGTGTGTTAGGGCTCTTTCTGGCACATGTGCAGCGTACAAAGGACCATAGTGTTCAAGAGGCTATTCCAGGGCTGCTGGCCGCGCTAGTTCGAGGATATGACACTTCAATTGTTCCCGGTATTCCGTACTATCTTTGCGGGCATCCAGAAAGCGAATCGTGGCTCAATGATGAACCAGTAGGTTTTGGATCCGGCCCCACTGCACGTAATGGTTGGTGTTACGGTTTGCCAATTTTAGAAATTTATATGGCGAACTATGGTTTAGCTATTCCCAAACGCCTCGAGTTGAGTTTTACGTCGCCAGAGTACGTCGATCCACGAACTGGCGGTTTTGATGGGCCAGGATTGTGTCACGGAATTGCAGGGCGTATGGCATTGAACTATCTCATGCGTAAACCAATTCCTGATATTTGGTGGGAGAGAGCAGAACAACAACTTCAAGCATTGAATGATGTGGAGAATTCCGGACTCGATTTCGGGTTTTGGGATGGAATTGGCGGTCTGCAAATTGTGGTGCAAGCGATTTCTCAATCCAAGCCGTTGCCAAAACAATTACAAATTCTGGGGCTTCCATATGAACACATTGCGTTGTAA
- a CDS encoding ATP-binding cassette domain-containing protein translates to MNTLRCKDVSFSYPDKPVLSHWSQCFPPGSSTAIIGPNGSGKTTLLKLLAGLVIPNSGCVAYGDWTTAHDWRQFRSRIGMSLYSERSFNFRLNGYQNAEFIGALNGLHKAEVYERIEELFSRFNAAKFFETRFSDLSLGQRSIYGLLVAALTSHGIVILDEPTSTLDVHNRRIVCAMIKALTAGGHIVITSTHDSDLADASDFVINSEGFLR, encoded by the coding sequence ATGAACACATTGCGTTGTAAAGACGTCAGTTTTTCATACCCTGATAAGCCGGTCCTATCACATTGGTCTCAATGTTTCCCGCCAGGAAGCTCTACAGCAATCATTGGGCCAAATGGCTCAGGAAAAACGACATTACTGAAACTTTTAGCTGGTCTAGTAATACCAAATAGCGGTTGTGTGGCTTATGGGGATTGGACTACAGCACATGATTGGCGCCAATTTCGTTCGCGGATTGGAATGAGTTTATATTCTGAGCGCAGTTTTAACTTTCGGCTTAATGGATACCAGAATGCAGAGTTTATTGGCGCGCTAAATGGATTACATAAAGCCGAAGTGTATGAGCGAATCGAAGAGTTGTTCTCCAGATTCAATGCTGCAAAATTCTTTGAAACCAGGTTCAGTGACTTGTCCCTCGGGCAGCGCAGCATATACGGACTTCTGGTTGCGGCTTTAACATCGCATGGAATTGTCATTTTGGACGAGCCAACAAGCACGTTAGATGTGCACAACAGGAGAATTGTGTGTGCGATGATTAAGGCCCTCACTGCGGGTGGACACATTGTCATTACATCGACGCATGATTCTGATTTGGCTGATGCTTCTGATTTTGTTATCAACTCTGAGGGGTTTTTGCGATGA
- a CDS encoding ABC transporter permease produces the protein MIVDAVALIVPQMKRFWREKRTYKTQMVLTMLSSIVGLVQFGILGMFISQGGSLPGLDAYGGNVIGFMVTGAMGSSVLFMLMNVPKDTIREEQRTGTLEMIIMSKLGLPTIIVTRLLVNLLSTLVSSTVVITCFFVIFHVSSNVNWLNLLLTVLVGFVLMSSIGLCAAGYILNSKSGEPFTWTMTVIVGLFSGVMFPVEFYPEWIQSLAFYIPTTSVMSALRLSTLTESNLFETCNVLIPAIVWICILLPLSLYVFCWGMRKSRISGTIGSY, from the coding sequence ATGATTGTTGACGCCGTGGCGCTCATCGTGCCTCAAATGAAACGTTTTTGGAGGGAAAAACGCACCTATAAAACACAAATGGTGCTTACGATGTTGTCCTCAATTGTCGGCCTTGTTCAATTCGGAATTCTCGGCATGTTTATTTCTCAAGGTGGTTCGCTGCCAGGGTTGGATGCTTATGGAGGCAATGTCATTGGTTTTATGGTGACCGGAGCGATGGGATCATCAGTGTTATTTATGTTGATGAATGTTCCAAAAGATACGATTCGTGAAGAGCAGCGCACCGGAACTCTAGAAATGATTATTATGTCCAAGCTTGGACTGCCCACCATTATTGTGACACGGTTATTGGTGAATTTGCTTTCAACGTTAGTGAGCAGCACGGTAGTTATCACGTGCTTCTTTGTGATATTTCATGTATCGTCCAATGTGAACTGGTTGAATCTATTGCTCACCGTACTAGTCGGGTTCGTGCTTATGTCATCAATCGGCTTATGTGCAGCGGGTTACATCCTCAATTCGAAAAGTGGCGAACCATTTACGTGGACGATGACCGTGATTGTGGGATTATTTTCCGGCGTAATGTTTCCGGTGGAATTTTATCCGGAATGGATTCAATCTCTAGCATTCTATATTCCAACGACCTCGGTAATGTCGGCGTTGAGACTTTCAACTTTAACCGAGTCAAATTTATTCGAAACCTGTAATGTGCTAATTCCAGCAATTGTTTGGATATGTATCTTACTGCCACTAAGCCTGTATGTTTTTTGTTGGGGAATGCGAAAAAGCCGGATTAGTGGAACGATCGGTAGTTATTAG
- a CDS encoding trypsin-like serine protease → MLRYSAFKKGLVCALFGVVMCSEIAAAQENMQNLIGVGELPEGVYSEPYTFESTNTQDAAELVLYGFTASTGDGFCSGISLNEHQFLTSQHCTNAATSLEDMKVFGHPDAIVQDIEDLPGVDATVVTLKNPVFSHHCTEFSESTVRVGEKIDLYTFDFSKNKPNSEQLNVEQVDYVGNNPELGITSHDLLRASALDGTATQEGDSGAPVFMQREDGGKALAGIVVGVSKKYGDVIVQPIEPLIDDVLERGSYCGE, encoded by the coding sequence ATGCTCCGTTATAGCGCGTTTAAAAAAGGGTTGGTTTGTGCATTATTTGGTGTGGTGATGTGTAGCGAGATTGCAGCTGCACAGGAGAATATGCAAAATCTCATTGGTGTTGGTGAGTTGCCTGAGGGAGTGTATTCAGAGCCATATACATTTGAGTCAACGAATACGCAGGATGCTGCCGAATTGGTGCTTTACGGATTCACGGCTTCAACGGGTGATGGTTTTTGTAGTGGTATTTCACTAAATGAACATCAGTTTTTAACTTCACAGCATTGTACTAATGCCGCCACTTCCCTCGAGGATATGAAAGTGTTTGGACATCCCGATGCAATAGTCCAGGATATTGAGGATCTGCCGGGTGTTGATGCGACGGTAGTCACCCTTAAGAACCCGGTGTTTAGCCATCATTGCACTGAGTTTTCTGAATCAACCGTGCGGGTGGGCGAAAAGATTGATTTATACACTTTTGATTTTTCTAAGAACAAGCCAAATAGTGAACAACTCAACGTTGAACAGGTCGATTATGTAGGTAATAATCCGGAGCTGGGGATTACTTCGCATGATTTGCTTCGTGCATCTGCGTTGGATGGTACAGCTACACAAGAAGGTGATTCGGGTGCGCCGGTGTTTATGCAGCGAGAAGATGGAGGCAAAGCATTGGCGGGAATTGTTGTCGGAGTTTCTAAAAAATATGGCGATGTTATTGTGCAGCCGATCGAGCCGTTGATTGATGACGTATTGGAGCGTGGTTCGTACTGTGGTGAATAG
- a CDS encoding sensor histidine kinase yields MFAKRPALGDFLLATLVSIVAMFYVWVAWANTISARPESPQIAIVVWVHATIAVLLIGTALFMRVYPLVCAVLTLVLLGFWSLASISVLPINTGYPPVLFLALWALYCVSRSEQISQWLIVTLAVVAGIGSVFSPIMWRLSNTGGLEYRTGDEMLSWLGLHWVTIISLVLFAWRRKSLEISRRESIMRSREREHLRIASEIHDVLAHSLTLIRMQAAAGLYNPDSAKSNLETIHKVSGDGIAEVRMIVNALRSGNIEVPETMHLLDVVDRFLSAGLRIEADIDASTQQYSPIVQLALHRILTETLTNVLKHQGVDTHVTLSVRDVEEHIEVRVCSRTPAKITQRFPSSGGFGLEGIKERCVALGGEFEFHFEQNTANTFAWLPKDPQ; encoded by the coding sequence GTGTTTGCGAAGCGGCCAGCCTTAGGCGATTTTCTTCTAGCAACATTGGTGAGCATTGTCGCCATGTTTTATGTCTGGGTTGCTTGGGCAAATACCATTAGTGCACGGCCAGAGTCACCACAAATAGCGATTGTTGTTTGGGTACATGCCACCATTGCGGTGCTGCTTATCGGCACCGCTTTATTTATGCGCGTATATCCGTTGGTGTGTGCAGTTCTTACATTGGTTTTGCTGGGGTTTTGGTCGCTAGCATCGATAAGTGTTTTGCCAATTAATACCGGTTATCCGCCTGTACTATTCCTTGCATTGTGGGCTCTATATTGTGTGTCTCGTTCGGAACAAATTTCGCAATGGCTTATCGTTACCTTGGCCGTTGTGGCGGGTATTGGTTCGGTTTTTTCGCCAATTATGTGGCGGCTTTCTAATACCGGGGGCTTGGAGTATCGCACTGGCGATGAGATGTTGAGTTGGCTAGGGCTGCATTGGGTGACAATTATCTCGCTTGTGCTTTTTGCTTGGCGGAGAAAAAGCCTAGAAATTTCTCGCAGGGAAAGCATTATGCGTAGCCGGGAACGTGAGCATTTGCGTATTGCATCAGAGATTCATGATGTATTGGCGCATTCGCTCACATTGATTCGGATGCAAGCTGCAGCGGGACTATATAATCCGGATTCAGCGAAAAGCAATTTAGAAACAATCCATAAAGTTTCTGGTGATGGCATTGCGGAAGTGCGGATGATTGTGAATGCATTGCGTTCGGGAAATATTGAAGTGCCAGAAACGATGCATTTGCTGGATGTAGTTGATCGGTTTTTATCTGCTGGTTTACGTATTGAAGCCGATATTGATGCCTCAACGCAGCAGTACTCGCCGATTGTGCAATTGGCATTGCATCGAATACTTACTGAAACATTGACAAATGTGCTAAAGCATCAGGGCGTAGATACCCATGTGACCTTGTCAGTACGGGATGTTGAAGAGCATATCGAAGTGCGAGTTTGTAGCCGTACACCGGCAAAAATCACGCAACGTTTCCCCTCATCAGGAGGCTTTGGATTAGAGGGAATTAAAGAGCGTTGCGTGGCACTAGGGGGAGAGTTTGAATTTCATTTTGAACAGAATACGGCTAATACGTTTGCTTGGCTGCCAAAGGATCCACAATGA
- a CDS encoding response regulator, with protein sequence MTIRVLLADDQPLLASALATIISSQSDMEVVATCSDGQSAIDTIREQPVDIAILDIRMPGKDGIQALQEINRIAPNIRVLMLTTFNVPDFVERALAAGAHGFLLKDAEPEVLLQAIRSVYKGESVLSSGVTAHVIKAWRKNLRKDSQPLAPETQQGLSLLTPREAEILALIAQGKTNPEISSELVISATTVKTHVSHLLAKLNCRDRVALVIVAREAGLHTTE encoded by the coding sequence ATGACTATTCGTGTACTCCTCGCTGATGACCAACCACTTCTAGCTTCTGCTCTGGCCACAATTATTTCCTCGCAATCTGATATGGAGGTAGTGGCTACTTGCTCAGATGGGCAGAGTGCAATCGATACTATTAGGGAGCAACCTGTTGATATTGCCATTCTGGATATTCGAATGCCCGGCAAAGATGGTATCCAGGCATTGCAGGAAATCAACCGAATCGCACCAAATATTCGGGTGCTTATGCTCACTACGTTTAATGTCCCGGATTTTGTCGAGCGTGCATTGGCTGCGGGGGCGCACGGATTTCTATTAAAAGATGCCGAACCAGAAGTATTATTGCAAGCGATTCGCTCTGTTTATAAAGGTGAATCGGTATTAAGCTCTGGTGTAACTGCCCATGTTATTAAGGCATGGCGGAAAAATTTACGCAAGGATTCGCAACCGCTGGCACCGGAAACTCAACAAGGTTTAAGCTTATTGACGCCCCGCGAAGCAGAGATCCTAGCATTGATTGCGCAGGGTAAAACGAACCCAGAGATTTCAAGCGAATTGGTAATTTCTGCCACCACGGTAAAAACACATGTTTCACATTTGCTGGCGAAATTGAATTGTCGGGATCGGGTGGCATTGGTTATTGTGGCCCGGGAAGCTGGCTTGCATACCACTGAGTGA
- a CDS encoding ATP-binding cassette domain-containing protein: protein MKTAIELQQISVELGGSRILNNLSLRVFSGRVHALLGRNGAGKSTAFKALLGLVPVQTGAVSVFGRPVTSESLKYIGSSINGPALYDHLSARDNVKIHALLLGLPKTEIDRVLTLVGLAQAGKKKAKSFSTGMRARLALAIAMLGSPPILILDEPQNGLDPQGITDLRQFLQQWARAGGTVLVSSHQLGEVSRLADDITVIDSGTTVFSGTAEQFLQGEDLESRFLSITGQNEGLQ from the coding sequence ATGAAAACAGCAATTGAACTCCAGCAGATATCCGTTGAACTTGGCGGATCTAGGATCCTTAATAATTTGTCCCTAAGGGTTTTTTCGGGGAGGGTACACGCTTTATTAGGGCGGAATGGTGCGGGTAAATCCACTGCGTTTAAAGCCTTGTTGGGTTTGGTGCCTGTGCAAACCGGTGCGGTAAGTGTGTTCGGTAGGCCCGTGACGTCGGAAAGCTTGAAATATATTGGGTCTTCTATTAACGGCCCAGCCCTCTATGATCATCTTTCGGCGCGGGATAATGTGAAAATTCATGCACTGTTATTGGGGTTGCCCAAAACAGAAATCGATCGCGTGCTTACGCTTGTCGGGCTGGCGCAAGCCGGGAAAAAGAAAGCGAAGTCGTTTTCTACTGGAATGCGGGCACGGCTGGCACTGGCAATCGCAATGTTAGGCTCGCCGCCCATTTTGATTTTGGATGAACCACAAAATGGCCTTGATCCACAAGGAATTACGGATCTTCGGCAATTCCTACAACAGTGGGCGCGCGCTGGTGGCACCGTGTTGGTTAGCTCTCACCAGCTTGGGGAAGTGTCGCGCCTTGCTGACGATATCACCGTAATTGATAGTGGGACCACGGTGTTTTCCGGAACCGCGGAACAATTCCTGCAGGGAGAGGATCTGGAATCCCGCTTTTTGAGTATTACTGGTCAGAATGAGGGATTACAATGA